The following nucleotide sequence is from uncultured Draconibacterium sp..
TTCCAATCGACGTACACAGATTGATCCGAAATATTTCCCCACTGAAATTCATTCATCAACTTAGCGGCAATACGCTCCGGCTCGCATTTACCAATAGAAAACATACTATTTGATTGACTCTTTTCAGGAATCAGCCGATGAACAAAACCTTCGCATTGCAAATAAGCTCCCAAACCATGTTTTGCGGCTTCTCCTTTCGACACAAAACAGATTGGCCGCTCCGAAGCATTCGAACTTATAATATCCCAAAAAGCCAGTTCGTGTTTGTACAATACCTTGTTCCCCTCAAGCGACACAGGTATTTTTGCACTTTTCCCATTGGCGTTAACCTGCAAATTTAGTTGGGTTAAGGGAATAAAATTTACACGATCACCCGAATTTAATGTCACCTTTGCAGAATTGTTTTCAAGACTCAAAAAGTGTAGTGCTTCCTGCCACGAGGTATCTCTGTTAAACTTTTTCAGCACCGGAACATAGGCAAGTTCGCCATGTTCGTATTTATCTTGCGCCAACATCATTTTTAAACCGGCATCATTGTACTTTGGGTTTCGCAAGCCATTAATAAACCAGTTAGCCGCTAAAAAAGGCATGATCACAATTCGTACATCGGTTCGCATATTTTCTACCTCCTGGCAATAAAGCAGCGGATAAGTATCGTTATCGCCGCTGGTAAAAAGAATGGCATTTTCGGGGCACGATTTTAATATGTTCGCGGCAAAATCGCGGGCGGCAAATCTCTCCGAACGGTTATGATCATTATAATTTTGTGCTGCCATTAATACCGGCCCGGCCAAAAACAACACCAGCAAAACAGGAACAGTAACTTTTGCTGTTTTTAATTTTTGCCGAATAAAACTAAGCGCAACCACCAGGCTAAAACCTACCCAAATGGAAAAGGCCAAAAACGCTCCAACAAAAACATAATCGCGCTCGCGTGGCGTAATAGGTATTTCATTGATATAAACTGTAAGACCAAGACCACCCATCACAAAAAGTGCCAGCACTATAAAAAAGGTTTCGCGCTTTGTTTTGTATTGATAGAAAGCACCGAGCAATCCCATTAAAAGCGGAATGAAAAAGTAAGTATTTCGTGCCCGATTGTTTTTCAGCCACGACGGAGTTTTATCCTGCGCCCCAAGTCGGGCATCATCAATAAAATCAATTCCGGAAAGCCAGTTTCCATCAAGAATGTTGCATTTTCCCTGCCGGTCGTTTTGACGGCCCACAAAATTCCACATAAAATAGCGGCCAAACATGTAAGCAAACTGGTAACGGGCAAAAAACTTCAGCTGATCGGAAAAGCGTGGAACAACAATCGTTTTTTGTTCTCCGTTTCGTTGTTTTGCCACTACGCGCTTACCGGAAATATCTATCCAGTTATTATAGGCCCTGATATGGTTTTCATCGCTGCTCGACATGCGTGGAAACCAGGTGCAAGTGCGTTCGACATAAACATAATCGGGAGCCAAATCGATTGGCAAGTATTTCCCGTCGATAAAATCATAGGAAGTACGTTCATTAACATCTAATAAAGGCGAATTATAATTTTGTCCGTAAACCAAGGGGCGTTTCGGATATTGTTCTCGGTTCAGGTAATTAACCAGCGAAAAAATATTGTTGGGCTCGCCAAAGTTTACAGGGGGATTGGCCGACGAACGAATTATATTTACCGAATAAACTGAAAAGCCCAACAACACAAAAAGAACCGAAAGTGTTGCCAGTTCATACCGCAATTTCTGCTTCTTTTTAAAATAGTAAATGAGCAAAGTCAATGCCGCAAGAATAAAAAATACGCCAAAGAGTGTTCCGGAGTGTAAAGTCAAGTTTAAGCGGTTAACAAAAAACAAATCAAAGGTTGAAAGCAGCGCCATTACCAACGGAGTTAAAACATAAAGTACCCCCAGCAAAACACCAATTCCCAAGCCAAAAAACAGCAGCAGATTTTTTACAGAATATCCGTATTTTCTGAATCCCATAAGCATTACCACCGAAGGAAGAACCAGCAAATTCAGTAAATGCACGCCAATTCCCAGGCCCGTTATCAGGGCTAAAAACAGTATCCATTTCTCGTTGCCCGCCTGGCCGAATTGCTCGTCCCATTTTAAAGCTGCCCAAAACGACAGGACAAGAAAAAACATGGAAAGCGCATATACTTCTCCTTCAACAGCCGAAAACCAAAACGAATCGCTTACCGCAAAAGTCAAGGCTCCGATAACGGCACTTCCGATAATCACAGTTGCAGATTCCGACATTTTGGAAACTAATTTTATAATAACGTGATAAAGAAAGAAAATGGTTAATGCACTAAAAAAGCCGGACATAAAATTAATTGTTAAGGCAATTTTTTGAGGATTCCCGAAAGAAAGCAATGAGAACAGTCGGCCCAGCAACATAAACAACGGTGCTCCTGCCGGATGATTTACCTCCAGTTTTGAAGCCGAGAGAATAAACTCGCTGCAATCCCAAAAACTGGTGGAAGGTTCTAAAGTAAGACAGTAAATTGATAAAGCGACAAGGAAAACAAAAAGACCTGTAATTTTTACATATGAAAATGAGCGCATATATTTTTTGATGTTAATACACGCGTTTATTCAAAGGTTCATTTTCTTGTTCTTTATAAATACTTTCCATTTCAATAAAAGAAATTGATATCTTGCATTTCAAACAAAAAATTAACAAGACATGATTTTAGGAGTATCAGAGTGGCTTAGTGGAAAATTAGGCTGGAACGTAACAACAATTAGAATTGCCTTTGTTGTAGGCGTATTGATTTTTGGTGTAGGACTTGGATTGTACCTTATTCTTTGGATTGTAAAGATGTTTTCGAAATAAATTACATTCGATAGTGGGAATTAATTTTCGTAAATTTGCGGCAAAATAATTAAGATTATACATTGGATAAACAAATCTTACTGGAAGGAATTGATCTCCTTGAGTTTTTTGGAGTAAACAATTCGAAAATTGAACTGATTAAAAGGCTTTTCCCAAAAATTAAGATCACCGCGCGGGGTCATGCGTTATTTGTTCAGGGAGAACCCAAAGAAATAAAAGCGTTTGAGAAGAAGTTCGCCCTCATTCTCGATCATTACTATCAGTATAACGTACTCACCGAAGAAATTATTCACGAATTATTGGATTCAGGTGTCTCGTCGTTTGAAGAAAACGGAAGCAACGAACCCGATATTATTGTTTTCGGAAATAACGGAAAACCGGTTCGTGCACGCACACCCAATCAACGACGTTTGGTAGAGAGCAACAGTAAAAGCGATCTGATTTTTGCCATCGGCCCGGCCGGAACAGGAAAAACATACACCGCAATTGCATTAGCCGTTAGGGCACTAAAAAATAAGGAGATCAGAAAAATTATTCTTAGCCGCCCGGCTGTTGAGGCCGGTGAAAATCTGGGATTTCTTCCCGGCGATTTAAAGGATAAGATCGATCCGTATTTGCAACCACTTTACGATGCTTTGCAGGATATGATTCCGCCCAAAAAACTGGAAGAATTTCTGAAAGATGGCGTAATACAAATTGCCCCGCTTGCTTTTATGCGCGGACGAACATTGAGCAATGCTTACGTAATTCTCGATGAAGCGCAAAATACGACAGTTAATCAACTTAAAATGTTTTTAACGCGAATGGGACTAAACGCTAAGTTCATTATTACCGGAGATGTTACCCAGATCGACCTTCCGCGAAAAAGCCAGTCGGGGTTGATACAGGCACTGCGCATTTTAAAAGGCATTAAAAATATTTCAACCATTTATTTTGATAAAAAGGATATCGTTCGCCACAAATTAGTGCGCGATATTGTTGAGGCCTATGACAAACACGCCGAACAGAAAATTGAGATAAAAACAGATACTGTAGATAAAAGCGACCAATAAACGGTAAGTCGGTAACAAATGTTAGTTGCTAACTAATTTTACCGTCTGACTCTTTTATGAGTTAAACAAAAACCAGCTAAATTTGTAGTTAAGTCGAAAAGGCTTTTTGAGCTGACAATAAGTATAAATACAACAATAAATATTCAACAAAAATGGGTAACGCACTTACAAAAACAAGTTTCAATTTTCCGGGACAAAAAAGCCACTACAAAGGTAAAGTTCGCGATGTATACAACATCAACGACGATTTTTTGGTGATGGTTGTTTCCGATCGTATTTCTGCATTCGACGTGGTACTGCCTAAAGGAATTCCTTTTAAAGGTCAGGTTCTAAACCAGATTGCAGAGAAGTTTCTGGATGCCACGGCTGATATTGTTCCAAACTGGAAAATAGCAACACCCGATCCAAATGTAACAGTAGGTCATTTTTGCGAAACTTTCCCGGTAGAAATGATCGTTCGCGGTTATTTAACCGGAAGCTCGTGGAGATTGTATAAAAACGGTGGTCGCGATATTTGCGGTGTTCCGCTTCCTGAAGGTTTGAAAGAACACCAGGCATTTCCTGAGCCACTATTAACGCCAACAACAAAAGCAGAGCAAGGTGCTCACGATGAAAACATCTCGCGCGAAGAGATCATCAAACAAGGCCTGGTTTCAGAAGAAGATTACGTGGAACTGGAGCGCATTTCGCTGGAACTGTTCAAGCGTGGTAGCGAAATTGCCAAAGAAATGGGATTGATTTTGGTAGATACTAAATATGAGTTTGGTAAAAAAGATGGCCAGATTTACCTGATCGACGAAATTCACACACCCGACTCTTCGCGTTATTTTTACGCCGATGGTTACCAGGAACGTTTTGACAAAGGCGAAAACCAGAAGCAGCTTTCGAAAGAATTTGTGCGCGAATGGCTGATGGAAAATAATTTCCAGGGCCGCGACGGCGATGTACTTCCTGAAATTCCAGAGTCGTTTGTTAACGAGGTATCGGAAAGATACATTGAACTGTACGAAAACATCACCGGCGATAAATTCGTAAAATCAGACACTTCGAAAATTGAAGACCGCATTGAATCAGCCGTTAATGATTTTTTGAAGCAAGCTTAAAAAATAACAATCATATACTAAAGACACCTGCTTAATTTAAGCGGGTGTTTTTGTTTTCGCCTCATATAACTACATTAGCAAAAGATTTAATACACATTAAAATTTCAACATGAAACGATTAACAGTACTGATCATACTAGCATTCTTCGCGATAAACATTTTTGCGCAAGACGAATTTACCCTGGTAAAAGAAGGCGACGCTGCACCCGACTTTTCAATAAGGATGGAAGACGGATCGGTAAAGAAACTATCAGATTTGAAAGGCAAAGTAGTGTGGATTAACTTTTTTGCCGATTGGTGTCCTCCGTGCCGTAAAGAGCTGCCTCATCTTGAAAAAGATGTGTACCAAAAACTAAAGCAAAACAAAAGTTTCGAGGTGCTGGTAATTGGTCGCGAGCACGATTGGGCAACGGTAAACAAATTTAAAGCCGACAACAATTACACACTCCCCTTCTACCCCGATCCTGAGCGCGATATCTTTTCGAAATATGCCAAACAAAATATTCCGCGTAATTTTATAATCGATAAAAATGGAAAAATCGTAGTAGCATCTATTGGTTTTAAGGAAGATGAATTCAATGAGATTATAGAAAAAGTAAATAAATTACTGAACTGATTCACTTTTGTATTTCGTTGAAATGTGATTATTACTTTAAAATCTCCCCATGATTAACACCACCAAAAAGCACCAGCTATCAGCTGCATTAAAGCTATTCACAAATATTTTGTTATAAATTTTAAAAAAAGCTGCCAGGAAAAACGGCAGCTTTTTTCATCAATATAAGCCTAAAAAGTATTTTATTTTGACTAACTTACCGCTGATAAAAAACATTTAATTCTAAAAAAATCCCTTCCTATGAAAAAATTGCTGTTTAAATTATTGAGTATTGTAGTAATGGTAGGCTTTTTTCAATCCTGCCAGGAAACCATTTTTGAAGATGAACCATCAGATGAGATTCAATTAAAATCTGCATCAACTGCCCAAATGGGTTACATTGTTGTACTGCAAGACGCAGAAGTGAATCAGGAGTTAACAAAACTCAAAGGTTACGAAAAGAAACAGGCTGCCATGAAATTAGTCTCGGAAAAGATTTTAAAAAGAGCCGGTATTTCTGATGGCGAAATCGGCCATGTTTTCGGAACTGCTTTACAAGGATTTTCGGTGAAAATTCCTCCTGGCCAGCTAAAGAAACTGGAAAATGATCCTTCGGTGAAATACGTTCAGGTTGATCGTATAATTTCTCTTGGCTTACCAGAGCTTTCAATAAAAAAGAAACCTACTCCAACTCCACCTGCACAATCCGTACCCTGGGGAATTAGCCGGGTTAATGGAGGAATTACTTATTCAGGAAATAATGTTGCCTGGATTGTGGATACAGGAATTGATACCGATCACCCGGATTTAAACGTAAATGTCGATCGTAGCCGAACATTCGTTACAACCGAGCCAATTCCGTCAGTTGAAGATTTAAATGGCCACGGAACTCATGTTGCCGGAACTGTTGCTGCCAGAAATGATGCTATTGGGGTTGTTGGTGTAGCTGCAGGAGCTACTGTAATCTCTTGTCGCGTACTCGACCGTAGCGGATCAGGCTCATTCTCGTGGACAGTTGCAGCGTTAGATTATATCGCCAGTGCTGGTACTGCAGGAGATGTTGTAAATATGAGTTTGGGACCATCAAGTCCTTATATCGACCCGGCAGTTGACGCCGCCGTACAATCAGTGGCTGCTCTGGGAATAAAAATTTCTATCGCTGCAGGAAACGAAAGTGATGATTGTGCTTTATATTCACCAGCTCACAACAATGGAGCAAATATTTATACGATCTCAGCATCTGATATTAATGACAATTGGGCTTACTTTTCAAATTTTGGTACACCGGTTGATTTCTGTGAACCAGGATATAGTATATATTCTACTTACTTAAATGGTGGTTATGCTACTTTAAGTGGAACATCGATGGCTGCACCTCACGCTGCAGGAATATTATTACTTGGAGATATTTCACCTGATGGTACTGTTTCTGGCGATCCGGATGGAGATGCTGATGCAATTGGAGTTGTTGGTGGTGGTACACCTCCACCTCCTGCAAACCTTGCTCCAACAGCTGATTTTACATTATCAGTAACAAATCTTACAGTTAGTTTCACAAACCAAAGTGGCGATTCGGACGGCACTATAACCGCTTATGACTGGAACTTTGGTGATGGAAATTCTTCTTCGGCTGAAAATCCAGCACCACATACTTATGCAACAGCAGGCACTTATACTGTTAGCTTAACCGTTACCGACGATGATGGCGCAAGCGATAGCTTTACAAGTAGCGTTACTGTTACTGAAGAACAGCCACCAATTGGTGGTGATATTGTACTAGATGTTGCAATTACCGGAAACAAGGTTAAAAAAGTTACCTTAACATGGACGGGTGCAATTGGTGCAACTGTTACGCTGTACTATAACGGAGATCCGATGGTTGTGACCAACAGTGGATCTTACATTGAGAATTTAGGTAAGATTACTGGCGGTACTTACAACTATTACATTGTTGACGAAGCCGGAAACACATCAAACGAAGTAGATTTATCATTTTAAATATGATTAAATACAAATAAAAAACCGGAGTCAACTCCGGTTTTTTTATGCTAGTCTTCCAATAAAAAATCGGCTATTTTAAACAGATCATTACCAACTTTAGCATTGGTATCGTTGGTAATTACGGCTACCACCATTTTCTCTTTAGGGTAAATAATTAAATTGCTGCAACCACCAACCGAGCCCCCGGCATGCCCATAATAGCTACGACCAAATTCATCGATTCCTGAAAAGAATCCCATCCCATATTCCGTTGTTTCACCGTTTGTCACTGTTTGTGGTGTTATAAGTTGTTGTTTTACCTCTTCCGAAAAAAGCGTATTATTCAGCATTCCATTACCAAACCTCACTAAATCTTCAGACGTAGAAATAAAGCCACCACCAGCCCATTTGTAGCTATTATCAACGAAAGGTGCATTTATCACTTTCCCGTTATTCATATCATAATAGCCGGCACGAAACAATATGAGAGAATCCATTCGTTCAGCTGTCGTTTCCGTCATTCCAAGTGGATCGAAAACGCGTGTTTGCATAAAATGCAAAAACTCTTGACCTGATGCCCTTTCCATGACTGCACTCAGCAAATTAAAACCGTAACTGGAATAACTGTATTGAGTACCCGGCTCAAACAATAATGTATCATTCATAAAAATCGTCAATCCATCTTTTACCGTTGGATAGTATTTCGAGGAAAGAAATTCGTTTCCATTGTAATGCCGAATTCCGGCTAAATGCCCGGCCACCTGTCGGGTTGTAATTTCATATTTCTTTTCCGGGAAATCAGGAACATATTTCTGAACTGGTGCATCAAGGTCTATTTTCCCCTCTTCAATTAGAATTCCCAATCCTGCTGCCGTAAGTGCCTTTGAGATACTTCCTATTCTGAATTTTGTTTTTTCGGGATAAACCGGCACTTGTTGCTCGTAATTTGCCAAGCCAAATCCTTTTGAAAAGACGATCTCATTATCAACCGACACGGTGGCAGTCCACCCTATCGATTCGCTTTCAACACGTAGTTGTTCCAGGTAGTCTTCGGCTTCTTTTATTTTTGGATCTTCAGTTGTACAGGAAATACCAAATACCAACAACACGGTTAGTATATAAATCAGCTTTTTCATTGCGGTTAGTTTTAATTCACAGAATTGATTATCAGAAGTTATATAAAGTTACAAGAAAAACAGGTATGATGAAAACAATCCTTTTAAAGAATAAATCATCTTTTTTGCTCTTTTTATCAATTTGTGTATTTTTGCCGCGCATTAAAATAGAGGTAACATGTTTTTATACAACCGGGTAAATAAAGAAGAACTTAAAAAGAGACTGGCAGAAGAAACCTTTCAGCGAAAAACGATATCATTTTATCGCTACCACATTCTTGATAATCCACAAGATTTCAGAGACGAGCTTTTCCGCGATTGGTTTCCGCTGGAGTGCTTTGGCCGTATTTATGTTGCCCGCGAAGGGATTAACGCACAAATGAGTGTGCCCGAACATCATTGGGATGCCTTTGTTGAGACATTGAAAAAACATGAGATTCTGCAAGACATCCCGATTAAATATGCCATTGAAGACGATGGAAAATCGTTTTACAAATTAACCATTAAAGTGCGCCCAAAACTGGTTGCCGATGGGTTGGATGATGATGCCTACGATGTAACCAATGTAGGCAAACATTTATCGGGTGTTGAATTTCACAAATACATTGGGCAGGAAAATACTGTGCTTGTTGATATGCGCAATTACTACGAAAGTGAAATTGGTCATTTTGAAGGAGCGATTTGTCCGGAAGCTGATACTTTTCGTGAAGAGTTGGATATTGTAACCGACCTGCTGGAAGACAAAAAAGATAAAAAAGTACTGCTGTACTGTACCGGCGGAATTCGCTGCGAAAAAGCAAGTGCATACCTGAAACACCAGGGATTTACAGACGTCAACCAGCTACATGGCGGAATTCTGGAATATGCACGTCAAATTAAAACCGCTAAACTGGATTCAAAATTCATTGGTAAAAATTTCGTTTTCGACGAACGTTTGGGCGAAAGTGTAAACGGCGAAATTATTTCGAAATGCCACCAGTGTGGTAAACCCTGCGATTCGCACACCAACTGCGATAATCATGGTTGCCATATACTTTTTATTCAGTGCCCGGAATGTGCGGAAAAATACCACGGTTGCTGTACACCCGAATGTGCCGATGAAAAAATGAACGGAACAGGCCGTCCATCAGATTTACGCATAGGTTTTGGTAACAGTCGCAAATTCAGAAAAAGCCTTTCGTTAATGCAACTCGAGCAACAAAAATAGTTGTATTGTGCGCTTTTATTTGTTTTCATAATTTTGCGGCATGAATAATTTCTGGCAAGAATTTAAAGAACCTGCGTTTTCATTAGCTCCCATGGAAGACGTTACCGATACTGTTTTTCGCGAGATTGTGATGGGAATGGCTGCACCGGGAAAATTGCACATGGTTTTTACAGAGTTCACTTCTGTTGAAGGCATGAACCACCCGGTTGGTCGCGAACGGGTATCTGAGCGTTTGATCGTGAATGATTCGGAACGTGCTTTGCTTAAAAAACTCAACATTAAAATTGTTGCTCAAATTTGGGGGCGCGATCCGGAGATTTACCACAACATTGCCAAATATATTACCGAGAATTACGATTTCGACGGCATAGACATTAACATGGGATGCCCGGTAAAAAAGGTGTTTAAAATTGGAGCCTGCAGTGCACTGATTGGCGAACCGGAACGTGCCAAAGAAATTGTTCTGGCAACAAAAGAAGCCACTCACCTACCCGTTAGTGTAAAAACCCGCACCGGAATAAAAGAACATATTACCGAAAACTGGATTGCCAATTTGCTTGAAGTTGATCCGGCAGCCATTATTCTGCATGGTCGCACGCAACGAATGCAATCGGAAGGCGATGCCAACTGGAACGAAATTGCTAAGGCCGTTCAATTGAAGAACGGCTTAAAACCGCATATTCCGATTCATGGAAACGGCGATGTATTTTCCTATAAACAAGGACTTGAGCGAATAAAACAAACCGGAGTTAATGGCGTAATGGTTGGGCGCGGTATTTTCCAGAATCCGTGGTTTTTTAATCCTGAGAAAGAAGAAATTTCGATGGAGGACCGAATTGCCAAACTGCTTGACCACACCCGGTTGTTTGAGCAAACCTGGAGCCCAGATAAAAATTTTAATATCCTGAAACGCTTTTATAAAATCTATCTGAACTCGTTTCCGGGCGCTGCAAAAATGCGTGCCGATTTAATGGAAGTAAAAAGCTACGAAGAAGTATATCAGTACTTCAATTCATAAACAAGTACTCCAAGTTTTCTCTTTCACAGGCACCTGATAAATGAAACTTTTTATCAAC
It contains:
- a CDS encoding DUF2723 domain-containing protein → MRSFSYVKITGLFVFLVALSIYCLTLEPSTSFWDCSEFILSASKLEVNHPAGAPLFMLLGRLFSLLSFGNPQKIALTINFMSGFFSALTIFFLYHVIIKLVSKMSESATVIIGSAVIGALTFAVSDSFWFSAVEGEVYALSMFFLVLSFWAALKWDEQFGQAGNEKWILFLALITGLGIGVHLLNLLVLPSVVMLMGFRKYGYSVKNLLLFFGLGIGVLLGVLYVLTPLVMALLSTFDLFFVNRLNLTLHSGTLFGVFFILAALTLLIYYFKKKQKLRYELATLSVLFVLLGFSVYSVNIIRSSANPPVNFGEPNNIFSLVNYLNREQYPKRPLVYGQNYNSPLLDVNERTSYDFIDGKYLPIDLAPDYVYVERTCTWFPRMSSSDENHIRAYNNWIDISGKRVVAKQRNGEQKTIVVPRFSDQLKFFARYQFAYMFGRYFMWNFVGRQNDRQGKCNILDGNWLSGIDFIDDARLGAQDKTPSWLKNNRARNTYFFIPLLMGLLGAFYQYKTKRETFFIVLALFVMGGLGLTVYINEIPITPRERDYVFVGAFLAFSIWVGFSLVVALSFIRQKLKTAKVTVPVLLVLFLAGPVLMAAQNYNDHNRSERFAARDFAANILKSCPENAILFTSGDNDTYPLLYCQEVENMRTDVRIVIMPFLAANWFINGLRNPKYNDAGLKMMLAQDKYEHGELAYVPVLKKFNRDTSWQEALHFLSLENNSAKVTLNSGDRVNFIPLTQLNLQVNANGKSAKIPVSLEGNKVLYKHELAFWDIISSNASERPICFVSKGEAAKHGLGAYLQCEGFVHRLIPEKSQSNSMFSIGKCEPERIAAKLMNEFQWGNISDQSVYVDWNTIVNLSVFQARNTFNEVAALLIQKGENDKAFQLVQKCADKIPLSKVPHDIFAIKQAELMFLAGYEKESKRLIDELERDITETLEFYSSLNQAQQLKLNEAVQRELYYLNQLIAVSAKFEDQTKREELEEKMKLYYPDLMKNVS
- a CDS encoding PspC domain-containing protein gives rise to the protein MILGVSEWLSGKLGWNVTTIRIAFVVGVLIFGVGLGLYLILWIVKMFSK
- a CDS encoding PhoH family protein — encoded protein: MDKQILLEGIDLLEFFGVNNSKIELIKRLFPKIKITARGHALFVQGEPKEIKAFEKKFALILDHYYQYNVLTEEIIHELLDSGVSSFEENGSNEPDIIVFGNNGKPVRARTPNQRRLVESNSKSDLIFAIGPAGTGKTYTAIALAVRALKNKEIRKIILSRPAVEAGENLGFLPGDLKDKIDPYLQPLYDALQDMIPPKKLEEFLKDGVIQIAPLAFMRGRTLSNAYVILDEAQNTTVNQLKMFLTRMGLNAKFIITGDVTQIDLPRKSQSGLIQALRILKGIKNISTIYFDKKDIVRHKLVRDIVEAYDKHAEQKIEIKTDTVDKSDQ
- a CDS encoding phosphoribosylaminoimidazolesuccinocarboxamide synthase; the protein is MGNALTKTSFNFPGQKSHYKGKVRDVYNINDDFLVMVVSDRISAFDVVLPKGIPFKGQVLNQIAEKFLDATADIVPNWKIATPDPNVTVGHFCETFPVEMIVRGYLTGSSWRLYKNGGRDICGVPLPEGLKEHQAFPEPLLTPTTKAEQGAHDENISREEIIKQGLVSEEDYVELERISLELFKRGSEIAKEMGLILVDTKYEFGKKDGQIYLIDEIHTPDSSRYFYADGYQERFDKGENQKQLSKEFVREWLMENNFQGRDGDVLPEIPESFVNEVSERYIELYENITGDKFVKSDTSKIEDRIESAVNDFLKQA
- a CDS encoding TlpA disulfide reductase family protein; the protein is MKRLTVLIILAFFAINIFAQDEFTLVKEGDAAPDFSIRMEDGSVKKLSDLKGKVVWINFFADWCPPCRKELPHLEKDVYQKLKQNKSFEVLVIGREHDWATVNKFKADNNYTLPFYPDPERDIFSKYAKQNIPRNFIIDKNGKIVVASIGFKEDEFNEIIEKVNKLLN
- a CDS encoding S8 family serine peptidase — its product is MKKLLFKLLSIVVMVGFFQSCQETIFEDEPSDEIQLKSASTAQMGYIVVLQDAEVNQELTKLKGYEKKQAAMKLVSEKILKRAGISDGEIGHVFGTALQGFSVKIPPGQLKKLENDPSVKYVQVDRIISLGLPELSIKKKPTPTPPAQSVPWGISRVNGGITYSGNNVAWIVDTGIDTDHPDLNVNVDRSRTFVTTEPIPSVEDLNGHGTHVAGTVAARNDAIGVVGVAAGATVISCRVLDRSGSGSFSWTVAALDYIASAGTAGDVVNMSLGPSSPYIDPAVDAAVQSVAALGIKISIAAGNESDDCALYSPAHNNGANIYTISASDINDNWAYFSNFGTPVDFCEPGYSIYSTYLNGGYATLSGTSMAAPHAAGILLLGDISPDGTVSGDPDGDADAIGVVGGGTPPPPANLAPTADFTLSVTNLTVSFTNQSGDSDGTITAYDWNFGDGNSSSAENPAPHTYATAGTYTVSLTVTDDDGASDSFTSSVTVTEEQPPIGGDIVLDVAITGNKVKKVTLTWTGAIGATVTLYYNGDPMVVTNSGSYIENLGKITGGTYNYYIVDEAGNTSNEVDLSF
- a CDS encoding serine hydrolase domain-containing protein, yielding MKKLIYILTVLLVFGISCTTEDPKIKEAEDYLEQLRVESESIGWTATVSVDNEIVFSKGFGLANYEQQVPVYPEKTKFRIGSISKALTAAGLGILIEEGKIDLDAPVQKYVPDFPEKKYEITTRQVAGHLAGIRHYNGNEFLSSKYYPTVKDGLTIFMNDTLLFEPGTQYSYSSYGFNLLSAVMERASGQEFLHFMQTRVFDPLGMTETTAERMDSLILFRAGYYDMNNGKVINAPFVDNSYKWAGGGFISTSEDLVRFGNGMLNNTLFSEEVKQQLITPQTVTNGETTEYGMGFFSGIDEFGRSYYGHAGGSVGGCSNLIIYPKEKMVVAVITNDTNAKVGNDLFKIADFLLED
- a CDS encoding rhodanese-related sulfurtransferase, which produces MFLYNRVNKEELKKRLAEETFQRKTISFYRYHILDNPQDFRDELFRDWFPLECFGRIYVAREGINAQMSVPEHHWDAFVETLKKHEILQDIPIKYAIEDDGKSFYKLTIKVRPKLVADGLDDDAYDVTNVGKHLSGVEFHKYIGQENTVLVDMRNYYESEIGHFEGAICPEADTFREELDIVTDLLEDKKDKKVLLYCTGGIRCEKASAYLKHQGFTDVNQLHGGILEYARQIKTAKLDSKFIGKNFVFDERLGESVNGEIISKCHQCGKPCDSHTNCDNHGCHILFIQCPECAEKYHGCCTPECADEKMNGTGRPSDLRIGFGNSRKFRKSLSLMQLEQQK
- a CDS encoding tRNA-dihydrouridine synthase, producing the protein MNNFWQEFKEPAFSLAPMEDVTDTVFREIVMGMAAPGKLHMVFTEFTSVEGMNHPVGRERVSERLIVNDSERALLKKLNIKIVAQIWGRDPEIYHNIAKYITENYDFDGIDINMGCPVKKVFKIGACSALIGEPERAKEIVLATKEATHLPVSVKTRTGIKEHITENWIANLLEVDPAAIILHGRTQRMQSEGDANWNEIAKAVQLKNGLKPHIPIHGNGDVFSYKQGLERIKQTGVNGVMVGRGIFQNPWFFNPEKEEISMEDRIAKLLDHTRLFEQTWSPDKNFNILKRFYKIYLNSFPGAAKMRADLMEVKSYEEVYQYFNS